The genomic window ACAGTCACCGAGCAGGTGTTGGCCGTAGCGCAAGCGTCGGCAGTAGGGGTGGTGCCCGTCCCATTCTGACCGCAGGATGCCAGGGTCAGGATCCCGGTGAGAGCCATGAGTGCGATATTTTTCTTCATACGTCCTCCGTGAGCGGATGCGAAGCGATCTATTTCCCGTCTGACCGCGCTATCAATGATTGCTGTTCCTTCTGGATCCAGTTGCCGAGTTTCCTGTCCACCGGTCTACAGCGTTCATGCAGCATAGGTTAGCTCAGGATGAGATCCCGGCGCGAATTATAGAGATGAGATAATAGCTCTGTCAAGGTGACTTTTTGTCGTCTAAAGCGCAAAAGTCGGCTTTTTTCGTCAGTTTGAGGTCAGGTTGGTCAGCCTGACTTGGTGGCAACAATAGGTGATCAAAAACACTGTCTGACACAGTTAAAATGTTTGTCTCATAAAGTCGCGGATAGATCGATATGTGTCAGATGAATACTGAATTGCCATAGAGTGTAGCTTTGATTAAGTTCAGGGACGGCTTGATTTTCAGAATAGGGGCCAATCCAGAATTACCTCATCAGCCACAGTTCCAGAATCTGCACCGCTGCCGCCTCATCCTCATCGGCAGCGCCCAGTGCCCGTGCCCGCTGCGTGGTAAAGCGTTCGTCCTGATACTCGACCGTGTAGCCCTTGTCCATCAGCACCCGCCCGAAAGCACGCACGCGGTCTGCCGTCGGGCTCGGCTTGCCATCGGTACGGAGCGGCAGCCCCAGCACCAGCCGCTCAGCGCCGGTTTCCTCGACCTTCAGGCGCACGGCCTTGAGGTCGAGCGGCAAACGTTTGCGGTCCACGCTGCCCCGGCCAAAGGCGAGGCGGCCCGCGCTTACGGCAAAGCCGATGCGCGACTTGCTCACGTCGAGGGCCAGCACGGTGGGAAGAGCGGCAGGTGCGGGGTCAGGGCCAGACATCCGGGCGAGCATAGCGGTAGCCTGAGCCCATGGAACAATCTGTGATTCTGGTTTCCGACCAGGCGGCGGTCCGGACCCTCACCCTCAACCGCGAGCACAAGCTCAATGCGGCCAACGACAAGCTGCTGCTGACCCTGACCCGCGAGCTGGAGCGGGCCGACGCCGACCCGGCGGTGCGTGTGGTCGTCATCACCGGGGCAGGGCGCGGCTTTTGCGCCGGGCAGGACCTGGGCGACGTGTCGGGACGCGACATGACGTTTACCGAGCACCTCAACCACACCTACAACCCGCTGATTCGCACCATCCGCGGCCTGAGCAAGCCGGTCATCACCGCCGTCAATGGCGTGGCGGCGGGCGCAGGCGCGAGTCTGGCGCTGGCCGGGGACATCCGGCTGTGGACGCGCGGGGCGAACTTGATCGAGGTCTTTTCCAACATCGCCCTGGTGCCCGACAGCGGCAGTACGTGGTTTTTGCCCCGGCTGGTCGGTTACCACCGCGCCTTCGAGATGATGGCCCTTGCCGAAAAGATCGGATCCGACGATGCCCTGCGCCTGGGCCTGTGCGAGCAGGTCTTCCCCGACGAGAGCTTCCGCGCCGACGTGCAGGCCTACGCCGAGCGGCTGGCGGCCCGCCCCGCCAACGCCCTCAAGCTGACCAAGCAGGCGCTGACCGACGCGCTGACCAGCACCCTCGATCAGGCGCTCGACCGCGAGGCCGAGTTGCAGCAGCTCGCAGGCGACCATTGGGAACACGAGGAAGGCGTGACGGCCTTCAAGGAAAAGCGCCCGGCGCAGTTCGTGCGGGAAGGGTAAACGGAGCAAAAGAAAAGCGCCCGCCAACTCATATTGGCGGGCGCTTTTCTTTTGCTGTCA from Deinococcus radiodurans R1 = ATCC 13939 = DSM 20539 includes these protein-coding regions:
- a CDS encoding enoyl-CoA hydratase-related protein yields the protein MEQSVILVSDQAAVRTLTLNREHKLNAANDKLLLTLTRELERADADPAVRVVVITGAGRGFCAGQDLGDVSGRDMTFTEHLNHTYNPLIRTIRGLSKPVITAVNGVAAGAGASLALAGDIRLWTRGANLIEVFSNIALVPDSGSTWFLPRLVGYHRAFEMMALAEKIGSDDALRLGLCEQVFPDESFRADVQAYAERLAARPANALKLTKQALTDALTSTLDQALDREAELQQLAGDHWEHEEGVTAFKEKRPAQFVREG
- the ruvX gene encoding Holliday junction resolvase RuvX — translated: MLARMSGPDPAPAALPTVLALDVSKSRIGFAVSAGRLAFGRGSVDRKRLPLDLKAVRLKVEETGAERLVLGLPLRTDGKPSPTADRVRAFGRVLMDKGYTVEYQDERFTTQRARALGAADEDEAAAVQILELWLMR